The following proteins are co-located in the Microbulbifer sp. VAAF005 genome:
- a CDS encoding HlyD family efflux transporter periplasmic adaptor subunit, with amino-acid sequence MEITTYSVSEDARLEQDHNTVHVSTQRVGRVVHIEAELGDALEQGDILIRLDTSVLDLSLQGDNKISGSLRDQFESVQREQELLDKKFGEDEKALSDQLKLLEQQYQLQVSNQKIQADVTDRYERLLQKQQSSELDYLAAKRTYQQMAMATLKVQADIRALEDRRAQLISEYQLEVSALKQRHQDIDGRLAEVDTRIQQSHLAVREQNLRAPITGVLASLAKIREGEVLVAGQQVATIQAEGVISIQAFFPPALALGHIQPGQQAQVKLDGFSWARYGQLEARVERVASAVQQGKVLVQLSLQGETPPHLPLLHDLPARVEIATGKKTPYQLLLQRTGEILSGKASAEIVEEGA; translated from the coding sequence ATGGAAATCACAACATATAGCGTGAGTGAAGATGCGAGGTTGGAGCAAGATCACAATACCGTCCATGTAAGTACCCAGAGAGTTGGGCGTGTTGTGCATATTGAAGCAGAGCTGGGAGATGCCTTAGAGCAAGGCGATATATTAATTCGTCTTGATACGTCCGTACTTGATTTGAGCTTGCAGGGAGATAACAAGATATCCGGAAGCTTGCGAGATCAGTTTGAATCAGTTCAAAGAGAACAAGAGCTACTCGATAAAAAATTTGGTGAAGACGAGAAGGCTCTTAGCGATCAATTAAAATTACTGGAACAACAGTACCAGCTTCAAGTGAGTAATCAGAAAATTCAAGCGGATGTTACTGATCGTTATGAGCGACTGTTACAAAAACAACAAAGTTCAGAATTGGATTACCTCGCCGCAAAGCGAACGTACCAACAAATGGCGATGGCAACCTTGAAAGTACAAGCGGATATTCGTGCTTTGGAGGATCGTCGAGCGCAACTGATTAGTGAATATCAACTTGAGGTGAGCGCATTAAAACAGCGACATCAGGATATCGATGGAAGGCTTGCGGAAGTTGATACCCGTATCCAGCAAAGCCATCTTGCAGTACGTGAACAGAACTTACGTGCCCCAATTACCGGGGTATTGGCTTCGCTGGCGAAAATTCGGGAAGGTGAAGTACTGGTTGCCGGGCAACAAGTTGCAACGATTCAGGCAGAAGGCGTTATTTCTATACAGGCATTTTTTCCGCCCGCATTAGCACTGGGACATATTCAGCCTGGGCAGCAAGCCCAAGTAAAATTGGATGGATTTTCCTGGGCTCGTTACGGGCAATTGGAGGCTCGTGTAGAGCGGGTGGCGAGTGCCGTCCAGCAAGGTAAAGTTCTTGTACAGCTATCCTTGCAAGGTGAGACACCGCCCCACCTCCCTTTATTACACGATTTACCGGCCAGAGTAGAAATTGCCACAGGTAAGAAAACACCTTATCAGCTGCTGCTACAAAGGACGGGCGAAATACTTTCAGGTAAAGCTTCCGCAGAAATAGTAGAAGAGGGAGCGTGA
- a CDS encoding ATP-binding cassette domain-containing protein, with protein MKCKTRWLVPEVVQTSNMDCGPASLKCLLEGFGVYTHYGHLRDACQTDVDGTSINTLEKIAIELGLDAAQMVVPVDHLLLSSTDYLPGLVVVRLPNGNTHFVVAWRNHRGIVQVMDPASGRRWPSARRFLDELHVHILRVPPQGWRSWAGGDDFIAPLKERIAYLKVGDTVATTLCDKGLKDKSWLSLAFLDASVRMLTSLVTSGAIKRGAEVSGMLQRLFVEFSTDTSQAFSLVPESYWCARPSRPSGSEPAETIELSPEQLAFSGAVIVSVKGVRDVSEVKPKSEALSRALREPQVQPLKQLWGLMREDGMIAPLSIFIAMLGAVLGLMFEALLFRGLIDIHSELATEIQRAGTIALLLVFMITLLLLQFPAAKIQMVVGRRLENRFRMRFLAALPQVPDHFFQSRPTSDTAERSHRIAALRGLPVLGTSIVFKIFSLLATALGIIWLAPVAAPLVLIMSVLQVAVPLMFHPVLTDYSMRVQTHAGALARFYMDALLGVIPIRTHGAGESVRREHENLLTEWIRAGYSSLSFQLNSQAVQLLVNCTLSSVLVIYCVNARGASPDLLLLIYWVLALPPLGEEIAGLMRSYPRQRNFLLRALEPLQAVTETDTDKNSADSVAFFPAKPVGIKFENVTVNASGRTILDRVNLEISPGEQIAVVGASGAGKSSLAGLLLGWHKPASGRVMLNGGELKGELLHRFRLHCAWVDPAIQLWNSSLLENLSYGNKPETPLYPILQQADLLKLVAALPEGLQSPLGESGALVSGGEGQRVRLGRALGREETACVILDEPFRGLDRQQRQRLMNRVREVWQGVTLICITHDISETRDFPRVLVVDDGCIIEDGKPSELQAQGDTRYAQLLAAESSLWQECWQSSSWRHLRMASGQLTEVQGVPGATPASRFTEVASEQ; from the coding sequence GTGAAATGCAAAACACGCTGGTTAGTTCCAGAGGTTGTTCAGACCTCTAATATGGACTGTGGCCCGGCTTCCCTGAAGTGCTTGCTTGAAGGCTTTGGTGTATACACACATTACGGCCATTTACGCGATGCTTGCCAGACTGATGTAGATGGCACCTCAATAAATACTCTGGAAAAGATTGCGATAGAGTTAGGGCTGGATGCCGCCCAGATGGTAGTTCCTGTGGATCACCTTTTACTGAGTTCCACTGATTACTTACCAGGATTGGTTGTGGTGCGCCTACCTAATGGCAACACTCATTTTGTTGTGGCTTGGAGAAATCATCGCGGTATCGTGCAAGTGATGGACCCTGCCAGTGGCAGGCGTTGGCCTAGCGCACGTCGTTTTTTGGATGAGTTGCATGTCCACATCCTACGGGTGCCTCCTCAGGGCTGGAGAAGCTGGGCAGGTGGTGATGACTTTATTGCCCCGCTTAAAGAGCGTATTGCATACTTAAAGGTTGGCGATACTGTGGCCACCACGCTCTGTGACAAAGGGCTAAAAGATAAGAGTTGGCTGTCGCTGGCATTTCTCGATGCATCCGTTCGAATGCTCACCTCATTAGTTACGTCCGGGGCGATAAAGCGAGGAGCTGAAGTCAGTGGTATGTTGCAGCGGCTGTTTGTTGAGTTTTCTACAGATACCAGTCAAGCATTTTCTCTAGTGCCAGAGAGTTACTGGTGCGCTAGGCCGTCCCGTCCCAGTGGAAGTGAGCCGGCAGAGACAATTGAACTGTCGCCAGAGCAGCTGGCATTTAGTGGTGCGGTCATCGTGAGTGTTAAAGGGGTTCGCGATGTCAGTGAAGTTAAACCGAAATCGGAAGCGCTATCGAGGGCTTTGCGAGAGCCACAGGTTCAACCTCTCAAGCAACTATGGGGGTTGATGCGTGAAGATGGAATGATTGCGCCACTCTCTATATTTATTGCTATGCTCGGAGCGGTATTGGGGCTGATGTTCGAGGCCTTGCTTTTCCGTGGCCTGATTGATATTCACAGTGAGTTAGCGACAGAGATACAGCGAGCAGGCACGATTGCACTACTGCTGGTCTTCATGATCACATTACTGCTATTGCAGTTTCCTGCAGCAAAAATCCAAATGGTGGTAGGGCGGCGTTTAGAAAATCGATTTCGCATGCGTTTTTTAGCGGCGCTGCCCCAAGTACCCGATCACTTCTTTCAGAGCCGCCCGACCTCTGACACAGCCGAGCGCTCACATCGTATTGCCGCCTTAAGAGGTTTGCCTGTTCTTGGAACGAGTATCGTTTTTAAAATTTTCTCCCTGCTCGCTACTGCACTGGGAATAATTTGGCTTGCGCCTGTTGCTGCTCCTTTGGTGCTAATCATGTCGGTATTGCAAGTTGCTGTACCTTTGATGTTCCACCCAGTACTCACTGATTACAGTATGAGAGTACAAACTCATGCGGGAGCCTTGGCTCGCTTCTATATGGATGCGCTGCTGGGAGTTATCCCAATCCGTACGCACGGCGCTGGTGAGTCTGTACGGCGTGAGCATGAAAACCTGCTCACCGAATGGATAAGGGCTGGATACTCATCACTGAGTTTCCAACTCAATAGCCAGGCGGTACAGCTGTTGGTTAATTGCACTCTCAGTAGTGTATTGGTGATTTATTGTGTTAATGCACGAGGGGCAAGTCCCGATCTGCTTTTATTGATATATTGGGTGTTGGCACTGCCGCCACTGGGTGAAGAAATTGCGGGGCTGATGCGAAGTTATCCACGGCAGCGAAATTTTTTACTGAGAGCCCTCGAACCGCTGCAAGCAGTCACTGAAACTGATACAGATAAAAATTCCGCTGATAGTGTGGCATTTTTCCCGGCAAAACCGGTGGGAATTAAGTTTGAGAATGTCACCGTTAATGCCAGCGGTCGCACTATTCTCGACAGGGTAAATCTGGAAATCAGCCCCGGTGAGCAAATTGCTGTGGTCGGAGCATCCGGCGCTGGAAAATCTAGCCTTGCAGGGTTATTGCTGGGGTGGCACAAGCCCGCCAGTGGCCGTGTAATGCTCAACGGTGGAGAATTGAAGGGAGAATTACTGCATCGTTTTCGCCTTCACTGTGCCTGGGTTGATCCCGCAATTCAGCTGTGGAATAGCAGCCTTTTGGAGAACCTGAGTTACGGCAATAAGCCGGAAACTCCCCTTTACCCCATTTTACAGCAAGCGGATTTACTCAAGTTGGTAGCAGCGCTACCGGAGGGGCTGCAAAGCCCGCTAGGTGAAAGTGGTGCTCTGGTCAGTGGTGGTGAAGGGCAGCGTGTACGTCTGGGGCGCGCACTTGGCCGTGAGGAAACTGCTTGTGTGATTCTGGATGAACCGTTCCGGGGTCTTGATCGCCAACAGCGGCAGCGCTTGATGAACCGGGTGCGGGAGGTTTGGCAGGGGGTTACCCTGATCTGTATTACCCACGATATCAGCGAAACCCGGGACTTTCCTCGTGTTTTGGTCGTGGACGATGGTTGCATTATTGAAGATGGCAAGCCCAGTGAGCTTCAAGCCCAGGGCGATACGCGCTATGCACAGCTACTGGCAGCTGAAAGCAGTCTCTGGCAAGAGTGTTGGCAGAGTAGCAGTTGGCGTCACTTGCGTATGGCCAGCGGTCAATTGACAGAAGTGCAAGGAGTCCCTGGGGCGACACCGGCCTCCCGGTTTACGGAGGTTGCCAGTGAGCAGTAA